The genomic stretch CCGCGCAGAAAGCGGGATACATACGGGAGACACCCGCCTGAACAATCCTGCTCATGCGCTTTATGGTGATGCTGCAAACCGGCAAATGCGGCCCGCTCACTTTCGCCAAGGTTCCCGCAGAGAGCCGCAAGTGGACCCCGAATGCGGATGTCTTCAGCTGGCCTTCGTCATGCTCAAGCACCCCCACTCCGGTCGAGAGATTCGGCTGCGATTTGTCTGTGAGAAGTACCATGACGATTCGGGTCCAATCCTCACCTCATGCCGCCGCTGCCGCCGAGGGAGCACGATAGAGTTCATCTGTCTCAAAGGACTGTTCCGCATGGCTGTACCCTCTGACAGCGATAAGCTCTCGCACACGGCGCTGGCCTAGATGATCGCGCTCACAGTACAGGACGAAATCGATCGCTTCTGCCGTCTCCGAACGGATGAACGAGTGGTTTAGGTTGGGGTGAGCACTCAGGGCAAGATCGGAGAGCCGATTCAAAGCATCCCATGCGCTCTTTGCATGGATGGTCGAGAGCGTTCCGCCATGTCCCGTATTCATCGCTTGCAGGAGGTCATAGCCGCATTCATCCCGGATCTCGCCCATGATGATCCGGTCGGGACGATGGCGCATGGCAGCGGCGACGAGCTGGCTCGGAGTCACGGCAACCTGGCCAGGAATTGCCTCGACCGCTTCCCAGCGAACCGCATTCGGATGTGTCAGTTTCAATTCGGCAGGTTGCTCGATAACGATGAGCCGTTCATGCAAGGGGACATGATCCAGCAGCGCTTTCATCAAAGTCGTCTTACCTGAACCCGTCCCGCCGCTGATGATGCCATTCTTCCGCTCTGCGATCATGCCGGCTACGGAGTCACGAATCTGCTCCGGCAAACTGCCGGATTTGATGAGTTCGTCCGAAGTGAACCACCGATTGAATTTTCTGACCGTCAGGGTTGGGC from Acidisarcina sp. encodes the following:
- a CDS encoding ATPase, T2SS/T4P/T4SS family, with the protein product MSYELILPFFPEELRTLLLDPSISDLMINGTTGIYADRGGVIEKITLSTPYTNDRLQAAIERVARILGQDLTSQNPILNTRLPDGSRVAVVGSPSSINGPTLTVRKFNRWFTSDELIKSGSLPEQIRDSVAGMIAERKNGIISGGTGSGKTTLMKALLDHVPLHERLIVIEQPAELKLTHPNAVRWEAVEAIPGQVAVTPSQLVAAAMRHRPDRIIMGEIRDECGYDLLQAMNTGHGGTLSTIHAKSAWDALNRLSDLALSAHPNLNHSFIRSETAEAIDFVLYCERDHLGQRRVRELIAVRGYSHAEQSFETDELYRAPSAAAAA